One window from the genome of Salvia miltiorrhiza cultivar Shanhuang (shh) chromosome 7, IMPLAD_Smil_shh, whole genome shotgun sequence encodes:
- the LOC130993449 gene encoding origin of replication complex subunit 2-like isoform X2, whose protein sequence is MEPNDPEEEEFGFSRNYFLTKELCSSGKKSACKVSDINLVDEQELREAYAKLEFKHEKEINALVESYKKLYTEWVFMLRCGFGLLLYGFGSKKGLIEDFASTALTDYSVVVINGYLQSINLKQVTVTLAELLWERLKTQRKLENHLKNQQPFHTQSMDDLISFLDGPHLEDGESFICVVVNNIDGPCLRDSESQQFLARLAACSHILMVASIDHVNAPLLWNKKMVHTEFNWYWYHVPTYAPYKVEGIFFPPILAHSGSTQTVKTASIVLQSLTPNAQNVFKVVVDHQLANPDGEGMPLNNLYTVCRERFLVSSQITLNAHLTEFKDHELVKTRRNADGEDCLYIPLTSDTLQKLVHEISQ, encoded by the exons ATGGAGCCAAATGACCCCGAGGAAGAGGAGTTCGGGTTCTCAAGAAACTACTTTTTAACAAAAGAATTGTGCAGTTCTGGCAAGAAATCAGCGTGCAAAGTTTCTGATATCAATCTCGTAGACGAGCAG GAATTAAGAGAAGCATATGCTAAACTTGAGTTCAAGCACGAGAAAGAGATCAATGCTCTTGTAGAAAGTTACAAGAAGTTGTATACTGAATGGGTTTTTATGTTAAG GTGTGGATTTGGGCTTCTGTTGTATGGTTTTGGGTCAAAGAAGGGGTTGATAGAAGACTTTGCTTCAACGGCATTAACTGATTATTCTGTTGTAGTGATCAATGGATATCTTCAGTCAATCAATCTTAAACAG GTTACAGTTACATTAGCTGAACTTCTGTGGGAGCGGTTGAAAACCCAAAGGAAATTGGAAAATCATCTTAAGAACCAGCAACCATTTCATACCCAATCCATGGATGATCTTATTTCATTTCTGGATGGCCCACATTTGGAGGATGGTGAATCTTTTATTTGTGTTGTGGTGAACAATATTGACGGGCCCTGTTTGCGTGATTCAGAGTCTCAGCAATTTCTGGCTAGACTTGCAGCTTGTTCTCATATTCTCATGGTGGCTTCCATTGATCATGTGAATGCACCTTTAT TATGGAACAAGAAGATGGTACACACCGAGTTCAATTGGTACTGGTACCACGTTCCTACCTATGCACCCTACAAGGTCGAAGGAATATTCTTTCCTCCGATTCTAGCTCACAGTGGCAGCACACAAACTGTGAAGACGGCTTCAATAGTTTTACAGAGTTTGACGCCAAATGCTCAAAACGTGTTCAAAGTTGTTGTCGATCATCAGCTAGCCAATCCTGATGGAGAAG GAATGCCATTGAACAATTTATACACAGTATGCCGAGAGCGTTTTCTGGTGAGTAGCCAAATTACTCTAAATGCTCATCTCACAGAATTCAAGGATCACGAATTGGTGAAGACGAGAAGAAACGCAGATGGTGAAGACTGCTTGTACATTCCTCTCACGAGCGACACGCTTCAAAAACTTGTACATGAGATTAGCCAATAG
- the LOC130993449 gene encoding origin of replication complex subunit 2-like isoform X1 — MEPNDPEEEEFGFSRNYFLTKELCSSGKKSACKVSDINLVDEQELREAYAKLEFKHEKEINALVESYKKLYTEWVFMLRCGFGLLLYGFGSKKGLIEDFASTALTDYSVVVINGYLQSINLKQVTVTLAELLWERLKTQRKLENHLKNQQPFHTQSMDDLISFLDGPHLEDGESFICVVVNNIDGPCLRDSESQQFLARLAACSHILMVASIDHVNAPLLWNKKMVHTEFNWYWYHVPTYAPYKVEGIFFPPILAHSGSTQTVKTASIVLQSLTPNAQNVFKVVVDHQLANPDGEGKWLSLTVNYYICLCITNVMFFSLAGMPLNNLYTVCRERFLVSSQITLNAHLTEFKDHELVKTRRNADGEDCLYIPLTSDTLQKLVHEISQ; from the exons ATGGAGCCAAATGACCCCGAGGAAGAGGAGTTCGGGTTCTCAAGAAACTACTTTTTAACAAAAGAATTGTGCAGTTCTGGCAAGAAATCAGCGTGCAAAGTTTCTGATATCAATCTCGTAGACGAGCAG GAATTAAGAGAAGCATATGCTAAACTTGAGTTCAAGCACGAGAAAGAGATCAATGCTCTTGTAGAAAGTTACAAGAAGTTGTATACTGAATGGGTTTTTATGTTAAG GTGTGGATTTGGGCTTCTGTTGTATGGTTTTGGGTCAAAGAAGGGGTTGATAGAAGACTTTGCTTCAACGGCATTAACTGATTATTCTGTTGTAGTGATCAATGGATATCTTCAGTCAATCAATCTTAAACAG GTTACAGTTACATTAGCTGAACTTCTGTGGGAGCGGTTGAAAACCCAAAGGAAATTGGAAAATCATCTTAAGAACCAGCAACCATTTCATACCCAATCCATGGATGATCTTATTTCATTTCTGGATGGCCCACATTTGGAGGATGGTGAATCTTTTATTTGTGTTGTGGTGAACAATATTGACGGGCCCTGTTTGCGTGATTCAGAGTCTCAGCAATTTCTGGCTAGACTTGCAGCTTGTTCTCATATTCTCATGGTGGCTTCCATTGATCATGTGAATGCACCTTTAT TATGGAACAAGAAGATGGTACACACCGAGTTCAATTGGTACTGGTACCACGTTCCTACCTATGCACCCTACAAGGTCGAAGGAATATTCTTTCCTCCGATTCTAGCTCACAGTGGCAGCACACAAACTGTGAAGACGGCTTCAATAGTTTTACAGAGTTTGACGCCAAATGCTCAAAACGTGTTCAAAGTTGTTGTCGATCATCAGCTAGCCAATCCTGATGGAGAAGGCAAGTGGTTAAGTCTTACTGTGAATTACTACATATGCCTTTGCATAACAAATGTGATGTTTTTTTCCCTTGCAGGAATGCCATTGAACAATTTATACACAGTATGCCGAGAGCGTTTTCTGGTGAGTAGCCAAATTACTCTAAATGCTCATCTCACAGAATTCAAGGATCACGAATTGGTGAAGACGAGAAGAAACGCAGATGGTGAAGACTGCTTGTACATTCCTCTCACGAGCGACACGCTTCAAAAACTTGTACATGAGATTAGCCAATAG